Proteins found in one Polymorphobacter fuscus genomic segment:
- a CDS encoding trypsin-like peptidase domain-containing protein, whose translation MPVTPVSKFKLGVAAVLLAGSGAAAGVMLSNQPPAAVPLPAVVAGPAAFAPAVAGATSLADMVEAVGPSVVQIQVKPRSARMQQMAYGDAPGFGGQLPGGLEERLRDLFGDALRGRGGESPFGAPGGPDAGPQDPRGGALGSGFIIDASGIVVTNNHVVGDARTVTVQLSDGREFDAEVLGRDPQTDVAVVRINGKGGAAFKAITWGDSDRMRVGDSVFAVGSPFGLGNTVTSGIVSARGREIGAGPYDDFLQVDAAINSGNSGGPLFDTRGRVVGVNTAIFSPSGGNVGIGFAIPAHMVQQVAQQIVTNGHVARGRIGVGLQGVTSEIAGAMGLETAKGALIAQVDPSGTASRSGIRQGDVVRSFAGKPVDEPRDLARLVAEAKAGSSVPVIVLRDGKSVALTLAIGGELAKPLVS comes from the coding sequence ATGCCCGTCACGCCTGTTTCCAAGTTCAAGCTCGGTGTCGCCGCCGTCCTGCTCGCCGGCAGCGGCGCCGCTGCCGGCGTCATGCTGTCGAACCAGCCGCCTGCGGCGGTGCCGTTGCCCGCCGTGGTGGCCGGCCCTGCCGCCTTCGCGCCCGCTGTTGCCGGCGCGACCTCGCTTGCCGACATGGTGGAAGCCGTCGGCCCCAGCGTCGTCCAGATCCAGGTCAAGCCCCGATCGGCGCGGATGCAGCAGATGGCCTATGGCGATGCGCCGGGCTTTGGTGGCCAGCTTCCGGGCGGGCTCGAAGAGCGGCTGCGCGACCTGTTCGGCGACGCCCTGCGCGGTCGTGGTGGCGAGTCGCCTTTCGGTGCCCCCGGCGGCCCCGATGCCGGGCCGCAGGATCCGCGCGGCGGTGCGCTCGGGTCGGGCTTCATCATCGATGCCTCGGGCATTGTCGTCACCAACAATCATGTCGTCGGCGATGCCCGCACCGTCACGGTACAATTGAGCGATGGCCGCGAATTCGACGCCGAAGTGCTCGGCCGCGATCCACAGACCGACGTTGCCGTGGTGCGCATCAACGGCAAGGGGGGCGCCGCGTTCAAGGCGATCACCTGGGGCGACAGCGACCGCATGCGCGTCGGTGACAGCGTTTTTGCCGTCGGCAGTCCGTTCGGGCTGGGCAACACCGTGACGTCGGGGATCGTCTCGGCGCGTGGACGCGAGATCGGCGCCGGTCCGTATGACGATTTTCTCCAGGTCGATGCCGCGATCAATTCGGGCAATTCGGGCGGGCCGCTGTTCGATACGCGCGGCCGTGTGGTCGGCGTCAACACCGCAATCTTTTCGCCGTCGGGCGGCAACGTCGGCATCGGCTTCGCCATTCCGGCGCATATGGTTCAGCAGGTGGCGCAGCAGATCGTCACCAATGGCCATGTTGCCCGCGGCCGGATCGGTGTCGGCCTGCAAGGGGTTACGTCGGAAATCGCCGGCGCGATGGGTCTGGAGACCGCCAAGGGCGCCTTGATCGCACAGGTCGATCCATCGGGCACGGCGTCGCGATCGGGCATCCGTCAGGGCGATGTGGTGCGCAGCTTTGCCGGCAAGCCCGTCGACGAACCGCGCGACCTTGCCCGGCTCGTTGCCGAGGCAAAGGCCGGCTCCAGCGTGCCGGTCATAGTGCTTCGCGACGGCAAGTCGGTCGCGCTGACGCTGGCGATCGGCGGCGAACTGGCAAAGCCACTGGTGAGCTGA
- a CDS encoding TIGR04282 family arsenosugar biosynthesis glycosyltransferase, translated as MTGDDEDLELAWPGGTNRVRIVLFTRWPEAGRAKTRLIPALGPAGAAALHRRLTERTMTTCRASGIQIEVRCTGAPVADFASWLGDDVAFVDQGEGDLGARLARAAAICPLLLVGADIPDLSAAHLRQAAKALARAPVVIGPAEDGGYWLLGLAAPQPALFADIEWGSESVYAATVARLAAPPVVLDTLADLDRPEDLARWPGL; from the coding sequence ATGACGGGCGACGATGAGGATCTCGAGCTTGCCTGGCCTGGTGGTACCAACCGCGTGAGGATCGTGCTGTTCACGCGCTGGCCCGAAGCCGGGCGTGCCAAGACCCGGCTGATCCCCGCGCTGGGCCCCGCAGGTGCCGCGGCGTTGCACCGCCGGCTGACCGAACGGACGATGACCACCTGCCGCGCTTCGGGTATCCAGATCGAAGTCCGCTGCACCGGTGCACCCGTTGCCGATTTCGCATCGTGGCTTGGTGACGATGTCGCGTTCGTCGATCAGGGTGAAGGTGATCTGGGCGCGCGATTGGCGAGGGCGGCCGCCATCTGCCCGTTGCTGCTGGTGGGTGCCGACATTCCCGATCTGTCCGCAGCCCATCTGCGACAGGCCGCGAAGGCACTGGCACGCGCGCCGGTTGTCATCGGTCCTGCCGAAGATGGCGGCTATTGGCTGCTTGGCCTTGCGGCGCCGCAGCCGGCGCTGTTTGCCGACATCGAATGGGGTTCGGAAAGCGTCTATGCCGCAACCGTCGCGCGGCTCGCCGCGCCGCCGGTCGTACTCGATACGCTGGCCGACCTCGACCGTCCCGAGGACCTCGCGCGCTGGCCCGGTCTGTGA
- a CDS encoding response regulator transcription factor, giving the protein MKLLLVEDDAETADYLRQGLAELGHSADHAATGVDGLTAALTSPYDAIILDRGLPQLDGLAVLRALRAQGVRTPVLLLSALGQLDDRVTGLEAGADDYLPKPFSFRELVARLEAIVRRGAAPEALADRLVVGALSLDRLARTASRNGRRIELLTKEYQLLEYLMRHAGQVVTRTMMMEAIWDYSFNPGTNVIDVHIGRLRTKIDADGEAPMLRTVRGAGYRLDAA; this is encoded by the coding sequence TTGAAGCTGCTGCTCGTCGAGGATGACGCCGAGACTGCCGACTATCTGCGGCAGGGCCTTGCCGAGCTTGGCCATAGCGCCGACCATGCCGCCACCGGGGTCGACGGGCTGACCGCGGCGCTGACCAGCCCCTATGACGCGATCATCCTCGATCGCGGGCTACCACAGCTCGATGGCCTGGCGGTGCTGCGTGCGCTGCGGGCGCAGGGCGTGCGCACGCCGGTGCTGCTGTTGTCGGCGCTGGGGCAACTCGATGACCGCGTCACCGGCCTCGAAGCCGGCGCCGATGACTATCTGCCCAAGCCGTTTTCGTTCCGGGAGCTGGTTGCGCGCCTTGAAGCCATTGTCCGCCGCGGTGCTGCCCCCGAAGCGCTCGCCGACCGGCTGGTGGTCGGTGCGCTGAGCCTCGACCGGCTGGCACGGACGGCAAGCCGCAACGGCCGCCGCATCGAATTGCTGACCAAGGAATATCAGCTGCTCGAATATCTGATGCGCCACGCCGGGCAGGTGGTGACGCGGACGATGATGATGGAAGCCATCTGGGACTATAGCTTCAACCCCGGCACCAATGTCATCGATGTCCATATCGGTCGGTTGCGCACCAAGATCGACGCCGACGGCGAAGCGCCGATGCTGCGGACGGTGCGCGGTGCCGGCTATCGCCTCGATGCGGCCTGA